From Arachis duranensis cultivar V14167 unplaced genomic scaffold, aradu.V14167.gnm2.J7QH unplaced_Scaffold_74765, whole genome shotgun sequence, the proteins below share one genomic window:
- the LOC127744657 gene encoding acetyl-coenzyme A carboxylase carboxyl transferase subunit beta, chloroplastic (The sequence of the model RefSeq protein was modified relative to this genomic sequence to represent the inferred CDS: added 68 bases not found in genome assembly): MEKGWFNSMLFYRQLEYRCGLSNSMDSFGPVENTSASEDPILIDMEKDFPSWNDSDNSSYSNVDYLVGVRNIRNFLSDKILLVRDNNSQRNRYSIYFDIENQFLEISNDPSFLSEPESLFDSYNKNSSYLNNVSKRHENHYMYDTKSSWKNGIHNCIESYLRSQICIVSHILGESDKYNDSYFYTSICGKGGNSSESEGSSIKTTITNENLTKREDSKDLDETQKYKHLWIECENCYGLNYRKFFKSKMNICEHCGYHLKMSSSDRIELSIDPGTWNPMDEDMVSMDPIEFHSEEESESYKNRMDSYQRKTGLTEAVQTGTGQLNGIPVAIGIMDFQFMGGSMGSVVGEKITRLVEHAGNQLLPLILVCASGGARMQEGSLSLMQMAKISSALYEYQKNKRLFYVSILTSPTTGGVTASFGMLGDIIIAEPDAYIAFAGKRVIEQTLNTTIPEGSQVAEYLFQKGLFDSIVPRNPLKGVLSELFQLHAFFPL, from the coding sequence CTCAATGGATAGTTTTGGTCCTGTTGAAAATACCAGTGCAAGTGAAGACCCAATTTTGATTGATATGGAAAAAGACTTTCCTAGCTGGAATGATAGTGACAATTCTAGTTACAGTAATGTTGATTATTTAGTCGGTGTCAGGAACATTAGAAATTTCCTATCTGATAAAATTCTTTTAGTTAGGGATAACAATAGCCAAAGGAACCGTTATTCCatatattttgatattgaaaatcaatttttggagATTTCTAATGATCCTTCTTTTCTAAGTGAACCAGAAAGTCTTTTTGATAGTTATAATAAGAATTCTAGCTATCTGAATAATGTCTCTAAGAGACATGAGAATCATTACATGTATGATACTAAATCGAGTTGGAAAAATGGCATTcataattgcattgaaagttaTCTTCGTTCTCAAATCTGTATTGTTAGTCACATTTTAGGTGAAAGTGATAAATACAATGACAGTTACTTTTATACTTCTATTTGTGGTAAGGGCGGAAATAGTAGTGAAAGCGAGGGTTCTTCCATAAAAACAACTATCACGAATGAGAATTTAACTAAAAGAGAGGATTCTAAAGATCTCGATGAAACTCAAAAATACAAGCATTTATGGATTGAATGCGAAAATTGTTATGGATTAAATTATaggaaattttttaaatcaaaaatgAATATTTGTGAACACTGTGGATATCATTTGAAAATGAGCAGTTCAGATAGAATCGAACTTTCGATTGATCCAGGTACTTGGAATCCTATGGATGAAGACATGGTCTCTATGGATCCCATTGAATTTCATTCGGAAGAGGAATCCGAATCCTATAAGAATCGTATGGACTCTTATCAAAGAAAGACAGGATTAACTGAGGCTGTTCAAACAGGCACAGGTCAACTAAACGGGATTCCTGTAGCAATTGGGATCATGGATTTTCAGTTTATGGGGGGTAGTATGGGATCTGTAGTAGGCGAGAAAATAACCCGTTTGGTCGAACATGCTGGCAATCAACTTTTACCTCTTATTCTAGTATGTGCGTCCGGAGGAGCACGTATGCAAGAAGGAAGTCTGAGCTTGATGCAAATGGCTAAAATATCTTCTGCTTTATATGagtatcaaaaaaataaaaggttatTCTATGTATCCATCCTTACATCTCCTACTACTGGTGGGGTGACCGCCAGTTTCGGCATGTTGGGCGATATCATTATTGCCGAACCCGATGCTTACATTGCATTTGCGGGTAAAAGAGTAATTGAACAAACGTTGAATACGACAATACCCGAAGGTTCACAAGTAGCTGAATATTTATTCCAAAAGGGCTTATTTGATTCAATCGTACCGCGTAATCCTTTAAAAGGGGTTTTAAGTGAGTTATTTCAGCTCCATGCTTTCTTCCCTTTGTGA